A single Triticum dicoccoides isolate Atlit2015 ecotype Zavitan chromosome 2A, WEW_v2.0, whole genome shotgun sequence DNA region contains:
- the LOC119356026 gene encoding acyl-coenzyme A thioesterase 13-like gives MAPQPEEAPKPSPGESREWTLRFIQALGVDASLPASAERPDAYSALVRALLSSATVSSSPAPRVSCTLTVSSAATNAYNTLHGGAVAAVAEAVGMACARAAAGDKEMFLGELSTAYLSAARLDSEVEVEAQILRKGRSVVVTTVEFRLKDSKKLCYTSRATFYIMPVASL, from the exons ATGGCACCCCAGCCGGAGGAGGCGCCCAAGCCTTCGCCGGGGGAGTCTCGCGAGTGGACGCTGCGGTTCATCCAGGCCCTGGGAGTGGACGCGTCCCTCCCGGCGTCGGCGGAGCGTCCCGACGCCTACTCCGCCCTCGTCCGCGCGCTCCTGTCCTCCGCCACCGTCTCCTCCTCCCCCGCGCCGCGCGTCTCCTGCACCCTCACCGTCTCATCCGCCGCAACT AACGCCTACAACACGCTccacggcggcgcggtggcggccgTCGCGGAGGCCGTCGGGATGGCGTGCGCGCGTGCTGCGGCGGGGGATAAGGAGATGTTCCTCGGCGAGCTCAGCACAGCGTATCTCTCAGCCGCCCGCCTCGAT TCTGAAGTGGAAGTAGAAGCGCAGATACTGAGGAAGGGCAGATCTGTTGTGGTTACTACAGTTGAGTTTCGGCTCAAGGACAGCAAGAAGCTCTGCTACACATCTCGAGCCACCTTCTACATCATGCCTGTGGCAAGCCTGTAA